One Pantoea eucalypti genomic region harbors:
- the rhaS gene encoding HTH-type transcriptional activator RhaS, producing the protein MTILHSADFFPEGDYAIAIEPRHPQAAFPEHHHDFHEIVLVEQGAGIHVFNGQPQTLCAGCVCFVRDHDRHLYEQTDNLCLTNVLYRSPGAFRFLSGLQALLPRDQDGQYRSHWRINHKVMTQALCVASQMQPDESWSLEKQARQEQLFLQLLVLLREACIDGQSQDLEARLHRLLDWLGDHYSDEIVWDELADRFSLSLRTLHRQMKQQTGSTPQRYLNRLRLLQARHLLRHSDMRITDIAFQCGFGDSNHFSTLFRREFGCAPRTERQQML; encoded by the coding sequence ATGACCATTTTACACAGTGCGGATTTCTTCCCCGAAGGTGATTACGCCATAGCAATTGAACCCCGACACCCGCAGGCAGCCTTTCCGGAACATCATCATGACTTCCATGAGATTGTGCTGGTTGAACAAGGCGCCGGCATTCATGTATTCAATGGTCAGCCACAAACGCTTTGCGCGGGGTGCGTCTGCTTTGTTCGGGATCACGATCGTCATCTCTATGAGCAGACAGATAATCTTTGCCTGACCAACGTGCTCTATCGCAGTCCCGGCGCGTTTCGCTTTCTCTCCGGGCTACAGGCCTTACTGCCCCGCGATCAGGATGGGCAATATCGCTCTCACTGGCGCATCAATCACAAAGTGATGACGCAGGCGCTGTGTGTGGCATCGCAAATGCAGCCCGATGAGAGCTGGTCGCTGGAGAAGCAGGCACGACAGGAGCAGCTTTTTTTACAGCTGCTGGTGCTGTTGCGAGAAGCATGCATTGACGGACAGAGTCAGGATCTGGAGGCACGGTTGCATCGCCTGCTTGACTGGCTGGGCGATCACTACAGTGACGAGATTGTCTGGGATGAGCTGGCCGATCGCTTCTCACTGTCGCTGCGTACGTTGCATCGGCAAATGAAGCAGCAGACCGGCAGCACGCCGCAGCGCTATCTTAACCGTCTGCGGCTATTACAGGCCCGTCATCTGCTGCGTCACAGTGATATGCGCATTACTGATATTGCCTTCCAGTGTGGATTTGGTGACAGTAACCATTTCTCAACGCTGTTCAGGCGCGAATTTGGCTGCGCACCGCGAACGGAGCGTCAGCAAATGCTGTAA
- the rhaB gene encoding rhamnulokinase, which produces MTRRSFVAIDLGASSGRVMLASWEAAQRKLMLREVRRFNNTRQHRAGYDCWDLMLLEQEIRAGLAQLDEEGIVPDSIGIDTWGVDMVLLDAQGEPVGEAVSYRDARTHGVMEQAHQELGRSAIYARTGIQFLPFNTLYQMRALHLQQPDWQARVVHALMIPDYLHFRLTGNLNWEYTNATTTQMLNIHSGEWDRDLLAWAGVDAQWFGQPQAPGNTVGHWINRAGIPVPVIAVATHDTASAVLATPLMQDDAAYLSSGTWSLMGFESLQPYASDAALRANITNEGGAEGYRVLKNIMGLWLLQRICAELQIDDLNALIEETARQPACVSLINPNDARFINPDSMVSEIQNACAEQDMPVPQFAAALARCIFDSLALLYRDVIHELAQLRGKSFSQLHVVGGGSQNRFLNQLCADACQIPVLAGPVEASTLGNIGCQLIALGELRDVADFRCSVINNFPLEKFEPQTHSVLSASQARFATLTQPAKETIYD; this is translated from the coding sequence ATGACCAGGAGAAGTTTTGTTGCTATCGATCTCGGCGCCTCCAGTGGACGGGTTATGCTCGCCAGCTGGGAGGCAGCGCAGCGCAAGCTGATGCTGCGTGAGGTCCGGCGCTTTAACAATACGCGTCAACATCGTGCCGGTTATGACTGCTGGGATCTGATGCTGCTGGAGCAGGAGATCCGCGCCGGGCTGGCTCAGTTAGATGAAGAAGGCATTGTGCCGGACAGTATCGGCATCGACACCTGGGGCGTTGATATGGTGCTGCTGGACGCACAGGGCGAGCCGGTGGGTGAGGCGGTCAGCTACCGCGATGCGCGCACTCACGGTGTGATGGAGCAGGCGCATCAGGAACTGGGCCGCAGTGCTATCTATGCCCGCACCGGCATTCAGTTTCTGCCATTTAACACGCTCTATCAGATGCGCGCCCTGCATCTGCAACAGCCCGACTGGCAGGCCCGCGTAGTACATGCACTGATGATTCCCGATTACCTGCATTTTCGTCTGACCGGCAACCTTAACTGGGAATACACCAACGCCACTACCACGCAGATGCTCAATATTCACAGCGGCGAGTGGGATCGTGATTTGCTCGCCTGGGCGGGGGTGGATGCGCAGTGGTTCGGACAGCCGCAGGCACCGGGCAATACCGTCGGCCACTGGATTAACCGCGCAGGCATACCGGTTCCGGTCATCGCGGTCGCCACGCACGACACGGCCAGCGCAGTGCTGGCAACGCCGCTGATGCAGGATGACGCCGCCTATCTGAGCTCCGGGACCTGGTCGCTGATGGGCTTTGAAAGTCTGCAGCCCTATGCCAGCGACGCCGCGCTGCGCGCCAATATCACCAATGAGGGCGGCGCAGAGGGTTATCGCGTACTTAAAAACATTATGGGCTTGTGGCTGTTGCAGCGCATCTGTGCCGAACTGCAGATTGACGATCTTAACGCGCTGATTGAAGAAACAGCCCGCCAGCCCGCCTGTGTCTCACTGATCAATCCCAACGATGCCCGCTTTATTAATCCCGACAGCATGGTAAGCGAAATTCAGAATGCCTGTGCAGAGCAGGACATGCCGGTGCCGCAATTTGCCGCTGCGCTGGCGCGCTGCATTTTTGACAGCCTGGCACTCCTCTATCGCGACGTGATTCACGAACTTGCACAACTACGTGGCAAATCTTTCAGCCAGCTGCACGTAGTGGGTGGTGGCAGTCAGAATCGTTTTCTGAACCAGCTTTGCGCCGATGCCTGCCAGATTCCGGTGCTGGCCGGTCCGGTTGAGGCCTCCACGCTGGGCAATATTGGGTGCCAGCTGATTGCGCTGGGCGAGCTGAGGGATGTGGCGGATTTTCGCTGCAGCGTTATTAACAACTTTCCGCTCGAAAAATTCGAACCGCAAACTCACAGCGTCTTGAGTGCCAGTCAGGCACGCTTCGCGACGCTGACTCAACCCGCTAAGGAAACCATTTATGACTAA
- the rhaT gene encoding L-rhamnose/proton symporter RhaT: MNSAIIAGIFWHFVGAASAACFYAPFKQVKRWSWETMWSIGGLMSWLILPWTVSAILLPNVMAYYSSFTLSQLTPVFLFGAMWGIGNINYGLTMRYLGMSMGIGIAIGITLVVGTLMTPLLQGRFGELFASSGGRLTLLGVMVALIGVGIVTRAGLLKERALGINAEEFNLKKGLVLAVMCGIFSAGMSFAMDAAKPMHQAAANLGIDPLYVALPSYVVIMGGGALVNLGFCFWRLATRPELSVHKDFSVGKSLLIANTAFAVLGGTMWYLQFFFYAWGHARIPAQYDYVSWMLHMSLYVLCGGLVGLLLKEWKSAGRRPVSVLSLGCVVIIIAANIVGLGMAA; encoded by the coding sequence ATGAACAGTGCCATTATTGCGGGTATCTTCTGGCATTTTGTCGGCGCAGCCAGCGCGGCGTGTTTCTATGCGCCGTTTAAACAGGTGAAAAGATGGTCATGGGAAACCATGTGGTCAATTGGCGGCCTGATGTCGTGGCTAATCCTGCCCTGGACGGTGAGTGCCATTTTGCTGCCGAACGTTATGGCCTATTACAGCAGTTTTACGCTGTCGCAACTCACGCCGGTATTTCTGTTTGGCGCGATGTGGGGAATAGGCAATATCAACTATGGTCTGACCATGCGCTATCTCGGGATGTCGATGGGTATTGGTATCGCGATTGGCATCACCCTGGTGGTTGGTACGCTGATGACGCCGCTGTTGCAAGGGCGCTTTGGTGAGCTGTTCGCCTCGTCGGGTGGCCGGTTAACGCTACTGGGGGTCATGGTGGCGCTGATTGGCGTGGGGATTGTGACACGCGCCGGGTTGTTAAAGGAGCGCGCGCTGGGGATCAACGCGGAGGAATTCAATCTCAAAAAGGGACTGGTGCTGGCGGTGATGTGCGGCATTTTCTCGGCAGGCATGTCGTTTGCGATGGATGCGGCGAAACCGATGCATCAGGCTGCCGCTAATCTCGGCATCGATCCGCTTTATGTGGCCTTACCCAGTTACGTGGTCATCATGGGCGGCGGGGCGCTGGTCAATCTGGGCTTCTGTTTCTGGCGGCTGGCCACCCGGCCGGAGCTGTCAGTGCATAAAGACTTTTCCGTCGGGAAGTCACTGCTGATTGCGAATACCGCGTTTGCCGTGCTTGGCGGCACCATGTGGTATCTGCAGTTCTTCTTCTACGCCTGGGGACATGCGCGAATCCCGGCACAGTATGACTATGTCAGCTGGATGCTGCACATGAGTCTTTATGTCTTATGCGGGGGGCTGGTTGGGCTGCTGCTGAAAGAGTGGAAGTCTGCGGGACGTCGTCCGGTGAGCGTATTGTCGCTCGGCTGTGTGGTGATTATCATTGCCGCCAATATAGTCGGTCTGGGCATGGCGGCCTGA
- the rhaR gene encoding HTH-type transcriptional activator RhaR produces MALILSRDDYFPATTLPVAVAERMPQPSFPPHRHTFSEIVIVWRGNGLHILNDRPWLITCGDVFYIRDSDCHSYDSVNDLVLDNILYCRDRFGLALDWNHLLPQQGADEPGGWRLTTRGMALARGVISQLERESRKSDPLSVQLSEALFLQLALILRRHGYAADRPWALPEGEQLDLLMSALQGAIARPFDLAAFCQQNRLSERALRQLFRQQTGMTIGHYLRQLQLCQAKYLLRTQDCLISEVAARCGFDDSNYFSVVFTRDTGLAPSAWRQRFIAPRQALKSAESD; encoded by the coding sequence ATGGCGTTGATACTCAGTCGGGATGACTATTTTCCCGCCACTACTTTGCCGGTGGCGGTGGCTGAAAGGATGCCACAACCCTCTTTCCCGCCGCACCGACACACGTTCAGCGAAATCGTGATTGTCTGGCGCGGCAACGGCCTGCATATCCTCAACGATCGTCCCTGGCTGATAACCTGCGGCGACGTTTTTTACATCCGCGACAGTGATTGCCACAGCTACGACAGCGTCAATGATTTGGTGCTGGATAACATCCTCTATTGCCGCGATCGCTTTGGTCTTGCCCTTGACTGGAACCATTTGCTGCCGCAACAGGGCGCGGATGAACCGGGCGGCTGGCGGCTGACCACGCGAGGGATGGCGCTGGCACGGGGCGTGATCAGCCAGCTGGAACGAGAAAGCCGCAAAAGCGATCCGCTGTCCGTGCAGCTCTCAGAGGCGCTGTTTTTACAGCTGGCGCTGATTCTGCGTCGCCACGGCTACGCCGCTGACCGTCCATGGGCGTTACCGGAGGGTGAACAGCTGGATCTGCTGATGTCGGCTTTACAGGGTGCGATTGCCCGCCCCTTCGATCTGGCGGCGTTTTGCCAGCAGAATCGACTCAGCGAACGGGCGCTGAGGCAGCTTTTCCGTCAGCAGACCGGCATGACCATCGGTCATTACCTGCGCCAGCTTCAGCTCTGTCAGGCAAAATATCTGCTGCGCACCCAGGATTGTCTGATTAGTGAGGTCGCCGCCCGCTGCGGTTTTGATGACAGTAACTATTTTTCTGTCGTCTTCACCCGTGATACCGGGTTAGCGCCCAGCGCCTGGCGTCAGCGATTTATTGCGCCCCGGCAGGCACTGAAGAGTGCCGAGTCTGACTAA